One stretch of Bremerella cremea DNA includes these proteins:
- a CDS encoding GspE/PulE family protein, with the protein MAGTLGNFADILIRRGLVGPDQLREAETLADAKGIPVPEALIQSGYVASNDVMRAVAEEHSLEFVDLTEVRIPLSAVELVPESVARENVVMPMAEDEGALKVIISNPLDLETIDKLRFILNRKIEIALAPRENITEAINHYYGQQEGESADTMLQEFTDTAIDFTDTMEQDTMTMAGDESIDETSAPVVRLVQMMISEAVQLRASDIHIEPFEDRVRIRYRIDGRLIERDSPPRRMLGAILSRLKILGGIDISERRRCQDGRIKADVGTKTIDLRVSVIPTNHGQSIVMRILDKDSIKVGIRQLGLSDNNFVKFNNLLRRPNGIILVTGPTGSGKTTTLYAALNELNRPDTKIITAEDPVEYYLPGINQTQVRHSIGLDFAKIIKAMLRQAPNIILVGEMRDTETASMGIQASLTGHLVFSTLHTNDAPGAITRLIDMGVPSYLVSSTIIGVLAQRLVRVICEKCKAPTKPSKEILESAGITPEMAEQATFMKGRGCGNCQRSGYRGRMGIFELMPMNSKLRELAFQGAATQEIRKGAVATGMDTLFDDGLKKAMMGKTTLEEVFRVAKVVEK; encoded by the coding sequence TTGGCTGGAACCCTGGGAAATTTTGCGGACATTTTAATTCGTCGTGGGCTCGTTGGGCCGGATCAATTGCGCGAGGCGGAAACCTTAGCCGATGCCAAAGGGATTCCGGTCCCAGAAGCGTTGATTCAATCAGGCTACGTGGCTTCCAACGACGTGATGCGGGCTGTTGCCGAGGAGCATAGCCTCGAGTTCGTCGACCTGACAGAGGTGCGAATCCCCCTTTCAGCGGTAGAACTCGTGCCGGAATCGGTCGCCCGTGAAAACGTCGTGATGCCGATGGCAGAAGACGAAGGTGCCCTTAAGGTGATTATTTCTAATCCCTTAGATCTGGAAACCATCGACAAATTGCGATTCATTTTGAACCGCAAGATCGAAATCGCCCTGGCCCCGCGAGAAAACATCACCGAAGCGATTAACCATTATTATGGTCAGCAGGAAGGTGAATCTGCGGATACGATGCTGCAAGAATTCACCGATACGGCGATCGATTTCACCGACACCATGGAACAAGACACCATGACGATGGCCGGTGACGAGAGTATCGACGAAACCAGCGCGCCGGTGGTGCGGCTGGTGCAGATGATGATCAGCGAAGCAGTCCAACTGCGTGCGTCAGATATCCATATCGAGCCCTTTGAAGATCGCGTGCGGATTCGCTACCGTATCGACGGCCGACTGATCGAACGAGACAGCCCCCCCAGACGTATGCTAGGTGCGATCCTCTCCCGCCTCAAGATTTTGGGGGGTATCGACATCTCGGAACGGCGTCGTTGCCAGGACGGTCGTATCAAGGCCGACGTCGGCACCAAGACGATCGACCTACGTGTGAGTGTGATCCCGACCAACCATGGTCAGTCGATCGTCATGCGTATTCTGGATAAAGACAGTATCAAGGTGGGAATTCGCCAACTGGGGCTGTCGGATAACAACTTCGTCAAGTTCAACAATCTGCTGCGTCGTCCCAACGGTATTATCCTGGTGACCGGGCCAACCGGTTCCGGCAAAACAACCACTCTCTACGCCGCCCTGAACGAACTGAACCGCCCCGACACCAAGATTATCACGGCGGAAGACCCGGTCGAGTACTACCTTCCGGGGATCAACCAGACCCAAGTCCGGCACAGCATTGGGCTCGATTTTGCCAAAATCATTAAGGCCATGTTACGCCAAGCCCCCAATATCATCCTCGTGGGTGAAATGCGCGATACTGAAACAGCATCGATGGGGATTCAGGCCTCACTTACTGGACACTTGGTTTTCAGTACACTACATACGAACGATGCGCCCGGTGCCATTACACGTTTGATCGACATGGGTGTTCCCTCTTACCTGGTTTCTAGTACAATTATTGGTGTGCTAGCCCAGCGTTTGGTCCGGGTGATTTGCGAGAAGTGCAAAGCCCCCACCAAGCCCAGCAAAGAGATTTTAGAGTCCGCCGGCATCACGCCAGAAATGGCCGAACAGGCCACGTTCATGAAAGGGCGTGGCTGTGGTAACTGCCAGCGTAGTGGTTACCGTGGTCGTATGGGTATTTTTGAGTTAATGCCTATGAACTCGAAACTTAGAGAGTTAGCGTTCCAGGGGGCAGCGACTCAGGAAATCCGCAAAGGGGCGGTCGCCACGGGGATGGATACCTTGTTCGACGACGGGCTCAAGAAGGCCATGATGGGTAAGACAACCCTGGAAGAAGTCTTCCGCGTCGCCAAGGTTGTGGAGAAGTAA
- a CDS encoding type IV pilus twitching motility protein PilT: MATILIDKLLQAAVKQGASDIHITVGQPPVFRLHGRMRQLDTKQLEPDDTVSLMKSITPERCQRELQETGGSDFGFAFSDLARFRVSVFRQRGNISMVLRQIPNDMLTPEQLGLPAKVLELCHRPRGLFLVTGPTGSGKSTTLASVINHLNETIDHHIITIEDPIEFFHYHKKSTVNQREIGVDVPSFSEAIRRALRQDPDVILVGEMRDLETIEAAISAAETGHVVFGTLHTNSASGTVDRIIDVFPSGQQDQIRTQLGAALLGVLAQTLVPKIGGGRVAAYELLNVTSGIANLIRENKTFRIPSMIQTGSKHGMILMDDSLFNHWRAERITMEDALAKAQNPNDLAKRIADARRGIVEDRTDVA, translated from the coding sequence ATGGCCACGATTCTGATCGACAAATTGTTGCAAGCCGCCGTGAAGCAAGGCGCGAGCGATATCCACATTACTGTGGGTCAGCCCCCGGTGTTTCGCTTGCACGGTCGGATGCGTCAATTAGACACCAAACAACTTGAACCAGATGACACCGTTTCGCTGATGAAAAGCATCACGCCGGAACGTTGCCAGCGGGAACTTCAAGAAACCGGTGGGTCTGACTTTGGTTTTGCTTTTTCTGACTTAGCCCGTTTCCGTGTGTCCGTTTTTCGGCAACGTGGGAACATTTCGATGGTGCTGCGGCAGATTCCTAACGACATGCTCACGCCAGAGCAGTTGGGCCTACCAGCCAAAGTGCTGGAACTTTGCCACCGCCCACGTGGCTTGTTCCTGGTGACTGGGCCGACCGGTTCCGGAAAAAGTACCACGCTCGCCAGTGTGATCAATCACCTGAACGAGACGATCGACCACCATATTATCACCATTGAAGACCCCATCGAATTCTTCCATTATCACAAGAAGTCGACGGTTAACCAGCGTGAAATTGGGGTTGATGTTCCCTCGTTCTCCGAAGCGATTCGTCGTGCGTTGCGTCAAGACCCGGACGTGATCCTGGTGGGTGAAATGCGTGACTTGGAAACGATCGAAGCCGCTATTTCTGCGGCAGAAACCGGGCACGTGGTGTTCGGCACCCTGCATACCAACAGCGCCTCTGGCACCGTCGACCGTATCATCGACGTGTTCCCCAGTGGCCAGCAAGATCAGATTCGGACCCAGTTGGGTGCGGCGTTGCTGGGCGTTTTAGCTCAAACGCTGGTCCCCAAAATCGGGGGCGGACGTGTGGCAGCCTACGAACTGCTAAACGTTACCTCAGGTATCGCGAACCTGATTCGCGAAAACAAGACATTCCGTATTCCATCGATGATTCAAACCGGCTCGAAGCACGGGATGATTTTGATGGACGACTCCCTATTCAACCATTGGCGGGCCGAACGCATCACCATGGAAGATGCCCTGGCCAAAGCCCAAAACCCGAACGACTTGGCAAAACGCATCGCCGACGCGCGACGTGGTATTGTCGAAGATAGAACCGATGTGGCCTAA
- a CDS encoding GspE/PulE family protein — MAVRRLGQILVDLGFISDEQLILLLEEQEAQAEHQPLGKIAEDMNLVTDDQLATALAEQLNMQVISLDDVSIAPDLLVRITEPMAQLYKVIPVSYEEDNNRLTLATCEPQNLSTQDELRQFLGYDIRLVVATERDIMKTLERYYSEDSESFEGLVRDLEGDNDLAQAAAALAGDGPIDITDAEALADSAPVRKLLNMVLLMAIKDHASDIHFEPFEEEFRIRIKADGVLFEMVPPPRHLAFAITTRIKVMANLDIAERRMPQDGRIELTVGGHPVDLRVSVLPTMFGESVVMRLLDRSVVSLDIEKVGMDDNILKQFRSVMHKPNGIVLVTGPTGSGKTTTLYSALSELNSVTEKVITTEDPVEYDIEGLIQIPIDTDIGNTFANCLRAILRQDPDIILVGEIRDLETGEIAIQASLTGHLVFSTLHTNDAPATITRLKDMGIPTFMITATVEAILAQRLVRRVCSQCRQEHEPSKDTLFLLDMKQEDLGGRKFFKGAGCDHCNGTGYKGRIGLFELMIMNDDLRQMIMQNTSTDELREKAKEFGMVPLRDSGMALAYEGLTTLDEVLRETVE; from the coding sequence ATGGCAGTTCGCCGACTTGGACAGATTCTGGTCGACCTTGGTTTCATCAGCGATGAACAATTGATTTTGTTGCTGGAAGAGCAAGAAGCCCAGGCCGAACACCAGCCGCTTGGCAAGATTGCGGAAGACATGAACCTGGTCACTGATGATCAGCTTGCTACGGCCTTGGCCGAGCAGTTGAACATGCAGGTGATTAGCCTCGACGATGTCTCGATTGCCCCGGACTTGTTGGTACGCATTACCGAGCCGATGGCCCAGTTGTACAAGGTCATTCCCGTCTCGTACGAGGAAGACAACAACCGCCTGACGTTGGCCACGTGCGAACCGCAAAACCTGTCCACGCAAGACGAATTGCGACAGTTCCTGGGATACGATATTCGCTTGGTGGTCGCCACTGAACGCGACATCATGAAAACCCTCGAACGCTACTACTCGGAAGATTCCGAGAGCTTCGAAGGGCTCGTGCGTGACCTGGAAGGGGACAACGACCTGGCCCAAGCCGCAGCAGCCCTGGCAGGGGACGGGCCGATCGACATTACCGATGCCGAAGCGCTCGCCGATAGTGCTCCGGTTCGCAAACTGTTGAACATGGTGTTGCTGATGGCCATTAAGGACCATGCCAGCGACATCCACTTCGAGCCGTTTGAAGAAGAGTTCCGTATCCGCATTAAAGCGGACGGCGTTCTCTTTGAAATGGTTCCCCCGCCGCGTCACTTGGCGTTTGCAATTACCACACGTATCAAAGTGATGGCCAATCTCGATATCGCCGAACGGCGCATGCCGCAAGACGGACGTATCGAATTGACCGTCGGTGGTCACCCGGTCGATCTTCGTGTGAGCGTGCTGCCAACCATGTTTGGCGAAAGCGTCGTTATGCGGTTGTTAGACCGTAGCGTCGTGTCGCTTGATATCGAAAAAGTCGGCATGGACGACAACATCCTGAAACAGTTCCGCAGTGTCATGCACAAGCCCAATGGAATTGTGCTGGTGACCGGGCCGACAGGGTCGGGCAAGACAACGACTCTGTACTCCGCCCTCAGCGAACTCAACTCCGTCACCGAAAAAGTGATTACCACCGAAGACCCCGTCGAGTACGACATCGAAGGGCTGATTCAAATCCCCATCGATACCGATATTGGCAACACGTTTGCCAACTGCTTGCGGGCCATTCTGCGGCAAGATCCCGACATCATCCTTGTCGGTGAGATTCGAGATTTAGAGACCGGTGAAATCGCCATTCAAGCGTCCCTTACCGGGCACTTGGTGTTCAGCACGCTTCACACGAACGATGCTCCGGCGACCATCACACGTCTCAAAGACATGGGCATCCCCACGTTTATGATTACCGCGACCGTCGAAGCCATTTTGGCCCAACGATTGGTCCGCCGCGTTTGCAGCCAATGCCGCCAGGAACACGAACCATCCAAAGATACCCTCTTCCTCTTAGACATGAAGCAGGAAGACCTGGGCGGTCGCAAGTTCTTTAAAGGGGCTGGCTGCGACCACTGTAACGGTACCGGATACAAAGGCCGTATTGGCCTGTTTGAACTGATGATCATGAACGACGACTTGCGTCAGATGATCATGCAAAACACCTCGACCGACGAACTGCGGGAGAAAGCCAAAGAATTTGGCATGGTTCCGCTGCGCGACTCTGGCATGGCTTTGGCCTACGAAGGCCTAACCACGCTCGACGAAGTGCTTCGCGAGACGGTCGAATAA
- a CDS encoding type II secretion system F family protein translates to MPTYQFEAMDAQGQEIRDVIEAPTEDEAQATIRQMGYFVTRINEQKSREKKGDKKAGKKRGFTIGGVSHRQLTTFTRQLAILQNAGLPILRSLKILEQQSKPGRLKNSLMDVCEDIESGAGLSEAMAKCPKCFNRLYVNMIRAGEAGGALEVILMRLADFMERDADLRRKVQGAMIYPCVVITVAVGILTFIMIKIVPTFRQIFEDFGLDLPPVTELLITISNGVVNYWYCIPLIPVAVFLFVKLLRKFKHGRMGWDLFFLNLPIFGGLTEKNVLARTTRTLGTLISSGVPILECLNIARDTSGNAMFERMYHNVAESVKEGESIFKPMEENCRAPFHPISLFLWILFPAAPFVSFFFIPAMQPFAVQAVAVIGALGAGWYFLTLRRRMVELFVTNMIDVGEETGELDTMLYKVADTYDEDVKVLTDSLTKIMEPLLIVFLGFSVGFIVIALFLPLVDLIQNLS, encoded by the coding sequence ATGCCAACCTATCAATTTGAAGCGATGGACGCTCAAGGTCAGGAGATCCGCGACGTCATCGAGGCCCCCACCGAAGACGAAGCACAAGCTACCATCCGGCAGATGGGCTACTTCGTCACCCGCATCAACGAGCAAAAGTCGCGGGAGAAGAAGGGGGACAAGAAGGCCGGTAAGAAACGTGGGTTCACCATCGGTGGTGTCAGCCACCGGCAGTTAACCACGTTTACCCGTCAGTTGGCCATCTTGCAGAATGCTGGTCTGCCGATTCTTCGTAGCCTGAAAATTCTCGAACAACAATCCAAGCCGGGGCGGCTGAAGAACTCGCTGATGGATGTCTGCGAAGACATCGAATCAGGGGCTGGCCTTTCCGAAGCAATGGCCAAGTGCCCTAAGTGCTTCAACCGCCTCTACGTCAACATGATCCGGGCCGGTGAGGCGGGCGGTGCGTTGGAAGTCATTCTGATGCGTCTGGCCGACTTCATGGAACGCGATGCCGACCTTCGCCGCAAGGTGCAAGGGGCGATGATCTATCCGTGCGTCGTGATCACGGTGGCCGTCGGTATTTTGACCTTCATCATGATCAAAATCGTGCCAACGTTCCGCCAGATTTTCGAGGACTTCGGGCTCGATCTGCCGCCGGTTACCGAACTGCTAATCACCATCAGCAACGGCGTGGTCAACTACTGGTACTGTATCCCGCTGATTCCGGTGGCGGTCTTCCTGTTCGTCAAGCTCTTAAGAAAATTCAAGCATGGACGCATGGGCTGGGACTTGTTCTTTTTGAACCTGCCCATTTTCGGTGGGCTAACGGAAAAGAACGTTTTGGCTCGTACGACACGTACCCTCGGCACGTTGATCTCGTCTGGCGTGCCCATTTTGGAATGCTTGAACATCGCCCGCGATACCAGCGGTAACGCCATGTTCGAGCGGATGTACCACAACGTGGCGGAATCGGTGAAAGAAGGTGAATCGATCTTCAAACCGATGGAAGAAAACTGTCGGGCTCCCTTCCATCCGATTTCCCTTTTCCTCTGGATCCTATTTCCAGCGGCGCCGTTTGTCTCATTCTTCTTCATTCCCGCGATGCAGCCGTTTGCCGTTCAGGCGGTTGCCGTGATTGGTGCCTTGGGTGCCGGTTGGTACTTCCTGACGCTACGACGACGCATGGTGGAATTGTTTGTGACCAACATGATCGACGTGGGGGAAGAGACGGGTGAACTCGACACCATGCTGTACAAGGTGGCCGACACCTACGACGAAGACGTCAAGGTGCTCACCGACTCGCTCACCAAGATTATGGAGCCGCTTTTGATCGTGTTCCTCGGCTTTTCTGTCGGGTTCATCGTCATCGCGTTGTTCCTCCCGCTGGTCGACCTGATTCAGAACCTGAGTTAA
- a CDS encoding type II secretion system protein, producing the protein MTSRIRASHRGFTLVELLVVIAIIGILSGLALVGISRARTSVLNSSMKFETGQISQALELYKEKHGALPPDGNTAVTTDATKRATAFSRHLNKMFPQRNPSLDTPTTTNMSNLANSYNLVNPSPTSATPYQLSDIDPSEGFVLCLMGFSPNVEQPLTGTGERTPLFQFDQTRLVDPDGDGWWSYKARYCESEYVYFNANTYTDGSSVVASFTPNIASGTARPYGMILNNNPVWASPKTFQLMLAGLDDSFGDGFSKTDQMKIYPSGVQDTTNAPTSINYSLQDMDNIVSFGQASTLESDTDL; encoded by the coding sequence ATGACATCCCGAATCCGCGCATCCCATCGTGGCTTTACACTGGTTGAATTGCTGGTCGTAATCGCCATCATCGGCATCCTGTCCGGCCTGGCTCTGGTGGGCATTTCCCGGGCCCGCACCAGCGTCCTTAATTCTTCGATGAAGTTCGAGACTGGCCAAATTTCCCAAGCTCTCGAATTATATAAAGAAAAGCACGGGGCCTTACCGCCCGATGGGAACACGGCCGTCACTACCGATGCGACGAAACGTGCGACGGCTTTTAGTCGACATCTGAATAAGATGTTTCCGCAGCGGAACCCGAGTTTAGATACCCCCACCACGACAAACATGTCAAACCTGGCCAACAGCTATAACCTGGTAAACCCCAGCCCAACTTCAGCGACCCCTTATCAACTATCAGATATCGATCCTTCCGAAGGGTTTGTCCTGTGCTTGATGGGCTTCAGCCCGAACGTGGAACAGCCTCTCACCGGCACCGGCGAGCGGACCCCCTTGTTTCAGTTCGATCAAACCCGTCTGGTCGATCCCGATGGCGATGGCTGGTGGTCGTACAAGGCTCGGTATTGTGAGTCGGAATATGTTTACTTCAATGCCAACACCTACACCGATGGTTCCTCGGTGGTGGCCAGTTTCACCCCGAACATCGCTTCCGGCACGGCCCGTCCGTACGGCATGATCCTCAACAACAACCCGGTTTGGGCTTCCCCCAAAACATTCCAACTGATGCTTGCCGGTTTAGACGACAGCTTCGGCGACGGTTTTTCCAAAACCGACCAAATGAAGATTTATCCAAGCGGCGTGCAAGACACAACCAACGCTCCGACGAGCATTAATTACTCGCTGCAAGACATGGACAACATTGTCAGCTTCGGTCAGGCCAGCACCCTCGAATCGGATACCGACCTCTAA
- a CDS encoding type II secretion system protein — MYSKARQYGCSPLRPAFTLVELLVVMGVLALMSSMVLVGLASAAEQARVARTRGQIQKIHELLMTRWDDYRYRRVEPSKTGNVRDRQRARVDKIRELMRMEMPCRLEDIQYGSGTNGAVSGNEPALWNRYQRAVNTRAGGIGSWTTSFDDSECLYMILESIQDGETNGLDYFKASEIGDTDGDGMSEILDAWGTPIRFLRWAPGYAGVRSNLHRNDQPDPFDPLNVRDGKLTDSSGNYLHFPLYPLVVSAGPDQALDIVLRFTGSSAMKGTVVPSTNYPVPNNPYVSLASADATGSQLAGLQFGTEGDANGNGVDEYYDNISNHALVISGNAN, encoded by the coding sequence ATGTATAGCAAGGCACGACAATACGGATGCTCCCCGCTCCGGCCAGCATTTACCCTGGTAGAACTGCTGGTCGTGATGGGCGTGCTGGCGCTGATGTCCAGCATGGTACTGGTCGGCCTGGCCTCCGCTGCGGAACAGGCCCGCGTCGCCCGAACACGCGGCCAAATCCAAAAGATCCACGAACTGCTTATGACCCGGTGGGATGACTACCGTTACCGCCGCGTTGAACCGAGCAAAACGGGGAATGTACGTGATCGGCAAAGAGCACGCGTCGATAAGATTCGCGAACTAATGCGAATGGAAATGCCTTGCCGACTTGAGGACATCCAATATGGAAGTGGCACTAATGGAGCCGTTAGCGGGAATGAGCCAGCGCTTTGGAATCGTTATCAGCGTGCGGTGAACACGCGGGCAGGTGGCATTGGAAGCTGGACGACAAGTTTTGATGACTCCGAATGTCTCTATATGATCCTTGAATCCATTCAGGATGGGGAGACCAATGGCCTCGATTACTTTAAGGCATCCGAAATTGGCGATACCGATGGCGATGGCATGTCTGAGATCCTAGATGCTTGGGGAACTCCAATTCGCTTCCTACGCTGGGCACCAGGATATGCTGGCGTTCGTTCTAATCTTCACCGCAACGATCAACCCGATCCGTTCGATCCGCTGAATGTCCGAGATGGCAAGCTAACCGATAGTTCAGGTAATTACCTTCATTTTCCACTGTATCCATTGGTAGTCAGCGCGGGCCCAGATCAGGCGTTAGACATCGTTCTCCGATTTACGGGCTCTAGCGCCATGAAGGGTACTGTTGTTCCTAGCACAAACTACCCGGTTCCGAACAATCCATACGTTAGCCTTGCCAGTGCGGATGCCACAGGGTCACAACTTGCAGGACTGCAATTCGGAACAGAAGGCGATGCAAACGGCAACGGTGTTGACGAATACTACGACAACATTTCCAACCATGCACTCGTAATCTCGGGGAACGCAAATTGA
- a CDS encoding prepilin-type N-terminal cleavage/methylation domain-containing protein has translation MSTHKRNHRETRHGMTIVELLVVMGILVVLMGIAATAVKTGTRGKKQREAARQVNSYIASAQARAMQLGRPAGIEIVRNVSDSSGDGIITFADDTGVSNSSLLMYTLETPPPYAGDELNSRLDVSNSSGTVTLSDPNARYASATGLLTANQMVEIRLDYRGPRYTATVSQVSPLQLQFTLPANDQTIFPSHGKVACQIFLPPQRSSATPLQLPSDMCIDLTCSGVGNTGNQFANWNSGVHNSVRFTFSPKGNVDKVSTVNGTWGRPGGNIHLLVGKYDHAVDTIAVMQTENIDETNSMTFPGLNYLDYINPADPKLETNLADGTSMWVSVNHLTGQITTTRNKLITNTFLTGSVFTSASDKNAALLAETRDFARSGLIIKGQGDE, from the coding sequence TTGAGTACTCATAAGCGAAATCACCGCGAGACACGTCACGGCATGACCATTGTGGAATTGCTGGTCGTGATGGGCATTTTAGTGGTACTGATGGGCATCGCGGCCACGGCTGTAAAGACCGGTACGCGCGGCAAAAAGCAACGCGAAGCGGCCCGTCAGGTCAACTCGTACATCGCCAGTGCCCAAGCCCGCGCGATGCAGTTAGGGCGTCCGGCTGGTATCGAAATTGTGCGGAACGTTAGCGATAGCAGCGGCGACGGTATCATCACCTTCGCGGACGATACCGGCGTTAGCAACTCGTCGTTGCTGATGTATACCTTAGAGACACCTCCTCCTTACGCAGGCGACGAATTGAACTCGCGGCTTGATGTTTCCAATTCAAGCGGCACGGTTACTTTGTCTGACCCGAACGCACGGTACGCTTCGGCCACAGGGCTTCTTACCGCCAACCAAATGGTGGAAATACGCCTAGACTATCGCGGGCCTCGCTACACAGCCACGGTAAGCCAGGTTTCTCCTTTGCAACTTCAATTCACCCTACCGGCCAACGATCAAACGATTTTTCCATCGCACGGCAAGGTTGCCTGTCAGATCTTTTTACCGCCCCAACGCAGCAGCGCCACACCGCTGCAATTGCCTTCGGATATGTGTATCGATTTGACTTGTTCCGGAGTGGGCAACACCGGCAACCAGTTTGCCAATTGGAACAGCGGTGTCCATAACTCCGTTCGTTTCACATTTAGCCCCAAGGGGAATGTCGATAAGGTTTCGACCGTTAACGGCACTTGGGGACGCCCTGGCGGCAACATTCATTTGCTGGTCGGCAAATACGACCATGCCGTCGACACGATTGCCGTCATGCAAACTGAAAACATCGACGAAACCAACTCCATGACATTTCCTGGGTTGAACTACCTCGATTACATCAACCCAGCTGACCCCAAGCTTGAAACCAACTTGGCCGATGGGACTTCGATGTGGGTTTCGGTTAATCACCTGACCGGGCAAATCACCACGACTCGCAACAAGCTGATCACCAACACTTTCCTGACAGGGTCTGTTTTTACGTCGGCCAGCGATAAAAACGCCGCCCTTCTAGCCGAAACTCGCGACTTTGCTCGTAGCGGCTTGATCATCAAGGGACAGGGAGACGAATAG
- a CDS encoding type IV pilus modification PilV family protein, translating to MLVTKHYQPLSSSRRRRGITLIEVMMSTMVVSLGILGLASLIPLGTHLTNRGTLADRVAILGERAFHEAKARRYFDPSRWINGTTGGTPSSVAATTGGNSPLPLRQPYLIDPMFFGANGTHASRRLFPYNEEFSFGDTMQQAETNVSNNNQKAVQMLRLSVNTTPGSTSSLSLPQAKVAFQSDDDLAYERPSDGEQPGFQTFFNRTAAADTNGPNYYGDVKRQAAGEYSWMIMLTPEPFDLSNVSALTSSALTANEARWMQPPINIAVDASGNTVNLNGTNSPRFDNELFPTLKNAATDEYTAHVIIMKNRQGTIPTGDVSTITATSDPEYQSNERMVRVSDFLASGGYSTGEVELSQKGGTLEDAEKRVLKLSNGDWICLARRMTNTPTNSTTSFPRGDVYQWYRVVMVDDIVDTSGSGTGPFTRRITINGPDWPVDTTSNASITATQPTHAIIVEGVVGVYSKRVRLESKSLWSP from the coding sequence ATGCTCGTAACCAAGCACTACCAACCGCTGTCCAGCTCGCGCCGCCGTCGTGGTATCACACTGATTGAAGTGATGATGTCGACGATGGTCGTCAGCCTGGGCATCCTCGGCCTGGCCTCGCTGATTCCGCTCGGCACGCATTTAACCAACCGAGGCACCCTGGCCGATCGCGTCGCGATCCTAGGCGAACGCGCTTTTCATGAAGCCAAAGCCCGACGCTACTTCGATCCTTCGCGCTGGATCAACGGCACCACAGGGGGCACACCTTCCTCCGTGGCCGCTACGACCGGAGGCAACTCGCCGTTGCCACTCCGCCAGCCTTACCTGATCGATCCCATGTTCTTCGGCGCGAACGGCACGCATGCTTCGCGACGTTTGTTTCCCTACAACGAAGAGTTTTCGTTTGGCGATACAATGCAACAAGCGGAAACCAACGTAAGCAACAACAACCAGAAAGCGGTTCAAATGCTGCGTCTGAGCGTGAACACCACGCCTGGCAGCACCTCTTCGCTGTCGCTTCCTCAAGCGAAGGTCGCCTTTCAATCGGACGACGACCTCGCTTACGAACGCCCCAGCGATGGCGAACAGCCAGGCTTCCAAACGTTCTTCAATCGCACAGCCGCTGCGGATACCAACGGGCCGAACTATTACGGCGATGTCAAACGCCAGGCCGCCGGAGAATATTCGTGGATGATCATGTTAACCCCGGAACCGTTCGACCTGAGCAACGTTTCGGCATTGACTTCTTCCGCATTAACGGCGAATGAAGCCCGCTGGATGCAGCCACCGATCAACATTGCCGTAGATGCCTCCGGAAATACCGTCAACTTGAACGGAACCAACAGCCCACGTTTCGACAACGAGTTGTTTCCCACGCTCAAAAACGCCGCGACCGACGAATACACCGCGCACGTCATCATCATGAAAAATCGTCAGGGTACGATTCCGACAGGAGACGTTTCCACGATTACGGCGACCAGTGATCCAGAGTACCAATCGAACGAGCGCATGGTCAGAGTCAGTGACTTTCTCGCTTCAGGTGGCTACTCAACCGGAGAGGTCGAATTAAGCCAAAAAGGGGGCACCCTGGAAGATGCCGAGAAACGTGTCTTGAAGCTATCCAACGGCGATTGGATTTGCTTGGCTCGTCGCATGACGAATACACCTACGAACAGCACCACCAGCTTCCCTCGTGGCGACGTTTATCAGTGGTACCGGGTGGTGATGGTGGATGACATTGTAGACACCTCTGGTAGTGGGACGGGGCCATTTACTCGGCGCATCACGATTAACGGGCCAGACTGGCCCGTTGACACGACCTCGAATGCATCCATTACTGCCACGCAGCCCACCCACGCCATCATCGTGGAAGGGGTTGTGGGGGTGTACAGCAAACGTGTCCGTCTCGAATCGAAATCACTCTGGAGCCCTTAA